DNA sequence from the Vibrio sp. BS-M-Sm-2 genome:
GACCCAAATTCACCGTCGATTGGTTCTAAACTCCGCTCGGCTCAGCCTAAAGCCATAAACGGTGTCGCTATCTCTGTGATTGAAGATCTACAGTCTTCTCTGCGCTTTGTTATCGGCGGCAATACCGAAGCGATCAATCTACCTTCCAGTGATGTGCTCATCTATCATCTCGAAGATGGTTCACGCATTATCGTAAGACCTTCGGGCACTGAGCCAAAAGTGAAAGTCTATTATGAGACGGTAACAAGATTTGAAGGGACAGAAACGTACGAAGACACTCGCCTGCGCGGTGAGAAGTACATGGAGAACCTGATTGAGCAACACCAGCAGGAACTGAATTCTTAACGATTGACATGTTCAACGTATAACAGTTAAGAACAAAAATGGACGCTTAGAGCGTCCATTTTTTTCGGCGACTAACCCCGGAAGTATGTTTTGGTTGTGAGCTTACGACGTAAAGAAAGAAGACAGCATCCAGATCGCCAATACGATGAAGACCCCGCCCATCACTTTTTGTTGATAGGTGCGAAACTTAGCATTTTCCACCAGAGACTTACCAATCGTACCCACTAAAGCCACCAGCAAAAAGTTGAACGTTAGGCCAAGAACATTCAATAATAAACCCAGAACAAGCATCTGCTCACCGGAAGTCGCTTCAATATTCGTCGACACGAACTGAGGCAAAAACATCACAAAGAACACCAACGCTTTAGGGTTAAGCAGGTTACTGATTAGCGCTCTTTGGTAGTAGGCTTTTGCTGCAAAGTTATCGCTTAGCTCAGGCGCGCTCCCCTGCTCTGTCCGAAGGCAATCCCACCCCATTTTCAATAAGTAGGTTCCGCCTAAAAGATGAAGGGCTTTTAAAGCTATTGGGCTCATCGCAATCAATGCTGAAACACCCATTGCAGCCAATACTGTCAGGATGATTCCGGAAGTCGCGTTACCTAAACTTGCGAACACACCAACCTTGCGGCCATAGCTCATACTTGAGCTCGCGATGAGTAACATATCAGGGCCAGGTAAAAGGAGAAGTGCAACAACGGCAGTCAGGTAGACAGGTAAAATGGTTAAGTCGATCATGGGTTTCAGCATTGATAAAAACGGAGGCGAATTTTATATCAATTACCAACACCCTTCCAGATGCAATTAGTGGTAATGCGGGAGTATATTCGAATTAAAAACCAACTTTAATCACTTGTACCAACTTATTAACTAAACATAGAGTATTAATTAACTCGCTACCCACTCAATCTCAATCAGTGTCGTTTCACCACACTTTAGACGACCAAGGAATATATCACCTCGATGCACCTCACCAACGCCTTTGGGGGTTCCTGTCATTACAACATCGCCATCAAGCAAAGTCGTGTAAGAGGTTAACTCTTCGAGGATAGTTTGTGGAGAATAAAGCATCTGCTCTACGTGCCCTTTTTGAACGCGAACACAATTAATAAACAGCTCCAGATTTAAGTCTGTGATATCTAGGTTATCTGTTGGAACAAAGCGACTAAATACGG
Encoded proteins:
- a CDS encoding LysE family translocator, encoding MIDLTILPVYLTAVVALLLLPGPDMLLIASSSMSYGRKVGVFASLGNATSGIILTVLAAMGVSALIAMSPIALKALHLLGGTYLLKMGWDCLRTEQGSAPELSDNFAAKAYYQRALISNLLNPKALVFFVMFLPQFVSTNIEATSGEQMLVLGLLLNVLGLTFNFLLVALVGTIGKSLVENAKFRTYQQKVMGGVFIVLAIWMLSSFFTS